A window of the Chloroflexus sp. Y-396-1 genome harbors these coding sequences:
- a CDS encoding cyclic nucleotide-binding domain-containing protein has protein sequence MLGVALFLTLTLHELAHGLAVKHFGKQVPRAGIMLYFGMPAAFVDTSDIWLAPRHARILVSLAGPLCDLLIGSLAAIIAWAVPETVVGVWMRRIATASYLTALFNFNPLLELDGYFILVDALRLPNLRNRALAFIGGPLWQKVRARTALNREERIFAGYGLLSTLYTGVAVVMAILFWQRQFASMVAELWSGGLIGRLVAIALFGLVIAPLLIGVVLAGWGAVRAITGWLTQRGYTRDPRFVASGFGVLAMTLGWLPLQVGLRVETGILLMGLWIAAVVTQWYLQRDYEGAWIGRALVSFFLISVIELIAQAGYLMIPDAARLWSGMEIAGYALLLFAGFVALLDVDLQQQRSSQLIASAVLLTLAFPAGTIAAELIRIAHPEYSALWALIAAVPIYSGVIAQALLLPLLISLYDARHFWSWLLLWTGILFQIGSYLLELLPAWRNTPPTLALLVIAAGLWAAAWGSHLVTLRSISLIGLSWPLQPALGEITRLQDAFRHMYVGLYRLLRGNYGVQRTRTLDNRMDVLAATANWEVTFDRDQVRIGPTVQALPLDEQGARYAEILRYAVTILETLAGRTFARRAFLAAYDALPWPEREALDRHCLARLPWAHEISRAFGDAREARIRLLRQIELFATCEDHELQALAAAFVSQRVAAGEVILRAGEPPSGIWVIETGEILARNGDTVQELHRGDYFGELQGPEVTDCEYRASIESELLYLPPGELQRMLREAAPHTAEGAELLARMRLLERTHLLADVPRIQLRELARHAERKTVAARQIIVRQGRPSGYLYVIASGQAAVLRQEETAQGPRGPARLVARLGVAEFFGEMELLRGTLPVATVVAITPLEVIAIPHHVVKQFILGGDHVTSRLEQISSGRLLELRAQG, from the coding sequence ATGTTAGGCGTGGCGTTGTTTCTAACCCTCACGTTGCATGAACTCGCCCATGGATTGGCTGTCAAACATTTTGGTAAACAGGTACCACGGGCTGGGATCATGCTCTACTTTGGTATGCCTGCCGCCTTTGTCGATACCAGTGACATCTGGCTGGCTCCACGCCATGCACGCATACTCGTCTCGCTGGCAGGTCCATTGTGCGATCTGCTGATCGGTTCGCTGGCTGCAATCATCGCATGGGCTGTTCCGGAGACGGTGGTCGGTGTTTGGATGCGGCGGATTGCAACGGCGTCGTATCTAACCGCACTGTTTAACTTTAACCCGCTGCTCGAACTCGATGGCTATTTTATCCTGGTCGATGCCTTACGCCTACCGAACCTTCGCAATCGAGCGCTGGCATTCATTGGCGGGCCGTTGTGGCAAAAGGTGCGTGCCAGGACTGCGCTAAACCGGGAGGAACGCATTTTTGCTGGATATGGCCTCTTGAGCACGCTGTATACCGGTGTGGCAGTTGTGATGGCGATACTCTTCTGGCAACGCCAGTTCGCCAGCATGGTCGCGGAACTCTGGTCAGGCGGATTGATCGGACGACTGGTCGCAATTGCGCTCTTCGGGTTGGTAATCGCTCCCCTGTTGATCGGTGTGGTCCTGGCGGGCTGGGGGGCGGTGCGGGCCATCACCGGTTGGCTGACGCAGCGGGGCTACACGCGAGATCCGCGGTTTGTGGCAAGTGGATTTGGTGTGTTGGCGATGACGCTGGGATGGTTACCACTTCAAGTTGGGTTACGTGTCGAAACCGGCATCTTGCTGATGGGCTTGTGGATCGCGGCGGTCGTCACGCAGTGGTACCTGCAACGCGATTATGAAGGTGCGTGGATTGGACGCGCTCTGGTCAGTTTTTTTCTAATTAGTGTAATTGAATTGATCGCCCAGGCTGGCTACTTGATGATTCCAGATGCGGCGCGTCTCTGGTCGGGGATGGAGATTGCCGGTTACGCCCTGCTCTTGTTTGCCGGATTTGTTGCTCTGCTCGACGTTGATTTGCAGCAGCAGCGCAGCAGTCAACTAATTGCGAGTGCGGTTTTGTTGACGCTGGCGTTTCCAGCCGGTACTATTGCTGCTGAGCTGATACGGATTGCTCACCCGGAGTATAGTGCGTTATGGGCGTTGATTGCTGCGGTGCCCATCTACAGTGGCGTTATTGCCCAGGCCCTTCTTTTGCCATTGCTGATCAGTCTGTACGATGCCCGCCACTTCTGGAGCTGGCTGCTACTCTGGACGGGTATTCTCTTCCAGATCGGCAGTTATCTGCTCGAATTGTTACCGGCCTGGCGCAATACGCCACCAACGTTGGCGCTGCTCGTCATTGCGGCCGGTTTATGGGCTGCGGCATGGGGCTCACATCTTGTTACACTGCGTAGTATTAGCCTGATCGGATTGAGCTGGCCACTCCAGCCTGCCCTCGGTGAGATCACGCGATTGCAAGATGCCTTCAGACATATGTATGTCGGTTTGTACCGCCTGTTACGAGGTAATTATGGTGTGCAGCGCACACGCACGCTCGATAACCGGATGGACGTACTGGCTGCCACGGCGAATTGGGAAGTGACCTTTGACCGCGATCAAGTGCGGATTGGCCCTACCGTACAAGCACTGCCACTCGATGAGCAAGGGGCGCGGTATGCTGAGATTTTACGCTATGCGGTGACAATCCTTGAAACGTTGGCTGGTCGAACCTTTGCCCGGCGGGCGTTTCTGGCGGCATACGATGCGCTCCCATGGCCGGAACGTGAAGCGCTCGACCGACATTGTCTGGCCCGCTTGCCGTGGGCGCATGAGATTTCACGAGCCTTTGGCGATGCCCGTGAAGCGCGCATTCGCCTTCTGCGTCAGATTGAACTCTTCGCGACCTGTGAGGATCACGAGTTGCAAGCACTGGCAGCCGCATTTGTGTCCCAGCGAGTTGCCGCTGGCGAAGTCATTTTGCGTGCTGGTGAGCCACCAAGCGGCATTTGGGTGATCGAGACGGGCGAAATCCTTGCTCGCAACGGTGATACGGTACAAGAATTGCACCGGGGTGACTATTTTGGTGAATTGCAAGGGCCGGAAGTCACCGACTGCGAATACCGCGCCAGTATCGAGAGTGAGTTACTCTACCTGCCGCCAGGTGAATTGCAACGAATGCTACGTGAAGCTGCACCTCATACCGCTGAAGGTGCCGAATTACTCGCCCGCATGCGGCTTCTGGAACGCACTCATCTTCTCGCCGACGTACCACGTATCCAATTACGTGAACTGGCTCGTCATGCCGAACGCAAAACCGTAGCTGCTCGCCAGATCATCGTCCGCCAGGGTCGTCCAAGTGGCTATCTGTACGTGATCGCCAGTGGTCAAGCGGCAGTCTTGCGGCAGGAAGAGACCGCACAAGGGCCACGCGGTCCTGCCCGACTGGTGGCCCGTTTGGGGGTAGCCGAGTTTTTTGGCGAGATGGAATTATTACGCGGAACGTTACCGGTGGCAACGGTTGTCGCCATCACTCCGTTGGAGGTGATTGCGATTCCGCATCACGTTGTGAAACAGTTTATCCTGGGCGGTGACCACGTTACCAGTCGGCTTGAGCAGATCAGCAGTGGTCGTTTGCTCGAGCTACGTGCCCAAGGATGA
- a CDS encoding IS5 family transposase has protein sequence MSTEPTPKRTRARPPNNKTTTDFRISDDLWAVLEPLLPVRVNTHRCGGGRPRVSDRRCADAIFYVLRTGCQWAALNATDRCPKSTAYDRFREWVAAGGFLKRWQVGVERFDELKGIDWDRLRMDGAMTTAPLGGKTTGPHPTDHGQAGVKRSLLTEGHGVPIGVAIDGANRHDMKPVRETIERIVVARPEPTEERPHGMCLDKGYDDAEVRATLRAFGFTAHIRSRGAEAKENAREAGRRARRWVVERSHSWLNRFRRLLIRWEKKPEHYLAFLHFACGLIALRAAGLFG, from the coding sequence ATGAGCACTGAACCAACACCCAAGCGCACGCGTGCGCGCCCACCAAACAACAAGACCACGACCGACTTTCGCATCTCGGACGACCTGTGGGCCGTGCTGGAACCGCTCCTGCCGGTCCGCGTGAACACCCATCGGTGTGGCGGCGGTCGTCCCCGCGTGTCTGATCGCCGCTGCGCCGACGCCATCTTTTACGTCCTCCGCACCGGCTGTCAGTGGGCGGCGTTAAACGCGACGGACCGGTGCCCCAAATCCACGGCGTATGATCGCTTTCGGGAGTGGGTCGCCGCTGGCGGGTTCCTGAAACGCTGGCAGGTCGGCGTCGAACGGTTTGATGAACTGAAAGGCATTGATTGGGACCGGCTGAGGATGGACGGGGCGATGACCACGGCGCCGCTAGGGGGGAAAACAACCGGCCCCCATCCAACCGATCACGGGCAAGCGGGCGTCAAGCGGTCGTTGCTGACCGAGGGGCATGGCGTCCCCATCGGCGTGGCGATTGATGGAGCCAATCGCCACGATATGAAACCGGTGCGTGAGACGATCGAGCGCATCGTCGTGGCGCGACCGGAGCCGACGGAGGAGCGACCGCACGGCATGTGCCTGGATAAAGGCTATGATGATGCAGAAGTGCGCGCGACCTTGCGCGCCTTTGGCTTCACGGCGCACATTCGCAGTCGCGGCGCGGAAGCGAAGGAGAACGCACGTGAAGCGGGCAGGCGTGCGCGGCGCTGGGTGGTTGAGCGCAGCCACAGCTGGCTCAATCGGTTCCGTCGTTTGCTGATACGCTGGGAGAAAAAGCCTGAGCATTATCTTGCCTTCCTCCACTTCGCCTGTGGCTTGATTGCCTTGCGTGCTGCCGGGTTATTCGGATAG
- a CDS encoding GNAT family N-acetyltransferase, with the protein MKQEAEMRELLGERVRIRPWRRADTLMQERWPRYSEPFSSLWNIPRPYQPSYDDQFWTGATEAWAIELRSGQLIGRLSLREIDRKQQSARLGISLAQPYVGQGLGGEALRLFLAYYFGSLGFQRMVLDVAAFNQRAVRCYQRLGFVELRSEWRHTGNDPVLRLLDEEQYQHLRPYFRRNRFDTQVEFYEMELTREAWLAAGGALI; encoded by the coding sequence GTGAAGCAAGAAGCGGAGATGCGCGAATTGCTCGGCGAGCGAGTACGTATTCGCCCATGGCGACGAGCCGATACGCTGATGCAAGAGCGCTGGCCGCGCTACAGTGAACCGTTTAGCTCGTTGTGGAACATTCCGCGTCCGTACCAGCCTAGTTATGACGACCAGTTCTGGACAGGAGCAACTGAAGCATGGGCGATTGAACTCAGGTCGGGGCAACTCATCGGTCGGCTCTCGCTCCGCGAGATCGACCGCAAGCAGCAATCGGCGCGGCTGGGCATTTCGCTCGCTCAACCATACGTTGGTCAGGGGCTGGGCGGCGAAGCATTACGGCTCTTTCTGGCCTACTACTTTGGATCGCTCGGGTTTCAGCGCATGGTGCTTGACGTGGCGGCGTTTAATCAACGGGCGGTTCGCTGCTATCAACGGCTGGGATTTGTTGAGTTGAGGAGCGAATGGCGCCACACGGGTAATGATCCTGTGCTACGATTACTAGATGAAGAGCAGTATCAGCACTTGCGCCCATACTTCCGCCGCAATCGCTTTGATACGCAGGTTGAGTTTTACGAGATGGAATTAACGCGCGAGGCATGGCTGGCTGCCGGTGGCGCATTGATTTAA
- the ftsY gene encoding signal recognition particle-docking protein FtsY, with product MFRRLFGRAQDAPRSEEEAAREEAQVAASLEKSRKGIFGRIAQLFANDDPITDQLWDELEEALIQADVGLETTQYLVNRTIDRVNRYGVKKAREARDMLKAEMVRTFAEYAGQKRPDAKPYVILVVGVNGAGKTTLIAKLAHRYKNRFGKKVLLAAGDTFRAAATEQLETWAERAGVPCVSLGQGADAAAVVYKAIDAALEQDVDILIVDTAGRLHAKYNLMQELEKIRNIIGRKLPGAPHETILVIDATTGQNGVLQAKAFLKAAGVTDVAITKMDGTAKGGIAFAIAQDIERPIRYIGTGEKLDDLALFDAQTFVDALFAESKP from the coding sequence ATGTTTCGCCGTCTTTTCGGGCGCGCCCAGGATGCACCGCGCAGTGAGGAAGAGGCTGCGCGTGAAGAAGCGCAAGTCGCCGCTTCACTAGAAAAATCACGCAAAGGAATCTTTGGCCGTATCGCCCAGCTCTTCGCCAATGATGACCCAATCACCGATCAGCTTTGGGATGAACTGGAAGAGGCATTGATCCAGGCTGATGTCGGTTTGGAAACGACACAATATCTGGTGAATCGAACCATTGACCGGGTGAACCGCTACGGGGTCAAAAAAGCCCGAGAAGCCCGCGACATGCTCAAGGCCGAGATGGTACGCACGTTTGCCGAGTATGCAGGTCAGAAACGGCCTGATGCTAAACCGTATGTGATCCTCGTGGTGGGGGTGAATGGAGCCGGCAAAACTACTCTGATTGCCAAGCTGGCCCATCGGTACAAGAACCGCTTCGGCAAGAAGGTGCTGTTAGCCGCCGGTGACACCTTCCGAGCTGCGGCGACTGAGCAGCTTGAAACTTGGGCCGAGCGTGCTGGAGTGCCGTGTGTGAGCCTTGGTCAGGGCGCTGATGCTGCCGCCGTGGTGTACAAGGCGATTGATGCTGCCCTAGAACAGGACGTTGACATCCTGATCGTCGATACGGCTGGTCGCCTGCACGCGAAGTATAACTTGATGCAAGAGCTAGAAAAAATTCGTAACATTATTGGGCGCAAACTTCCCGGTGCACCCCACGAAACGATCCTGGTGATCGATGCAACAACCGGCCAAAATGGTGTTTTGCAGGCCAAAGCCTTTCTCAAGGCTGCTGGTGTCACCGACGTAGCTATCACCAAGATGGATGGAACGGCCAAAGGCGGTATTGCGTTTGCCATTGCCCAGGACATCGAGCGCCCGATTCGGTATATCGGTACCGGCGAGAAGCTCGATGATCTGGCTCTCTTCGATGCTCAAACCTTTGTCGATGCGCTTTTTGCCGAATCGAAACCATAG
- the rbsK gene encoding ribokinase has protein sequence MTTIMVVGSLNMDLVVHAPRHPLPGETLIGSHFQTFPGGKGANQAVAAARLGARVCMIGRVGIDSFGDTLLESVQHDGVDTTFVQRDPNAATGVALITIDAHGQNTIVVAPGANMQVGEADVIRAEAMFRSADVLLMQLECPLEAVVAATHLARQSGVRVVLNPAPACPLPTELLSQIDYLLPNQLELQVLADGETDLLTAIGRVQQQGVRNVLVTLGEEGALLAMGDQMTHVPAFHVPVVDTVAAGDAFAAAFCVALAEGKSPLEAVRWGNAAGALAVTRSGAQPSLPSRFEVMRLLEVRGE, from the coding sequence ATGACTACCATCATGGTCGTTGGCAGTTTAAATATGGACCTGGTCGTCCATGCACCGCGTCACCCCTTACCGGGTGAAACCCTAATCGGCAGTCATTTTCAAACCTTTCCAGGAGGTAAGGGGGCCAATCAAGCCGTTGCCGCAGCGCGGCTAGGGGCGCGGGTATGTATGATCGGTCGCGTGGGGATTGATTCTTTCGGCGATACCCTGTTGGAATCCGTGCAGCACGATGGCGTTGATACGACCTTCGTCCAACGTGATCCCAATGCTGCTACCGGAGTAGCGCTGATCACGATCGATGCACACGGCCAAAATACCATTGTTGTTGCACCCGGCGCGAATATGCAGGTCGGTGAAGCCGATGTCATCCGAGCTGAGGCGATGTTTCGCAGCGCAGATGTGCTGCTTATGCAACTAGAATGCCCACTCGAAGCAGTTGTAGCGGCAACCCATCTGGCGCGTCAATCGGGAGTAAGGGTTGTGCTCAATCCGGCGCCCGCCTGTCCGCTGCCAACCGAACTCCTGTCTCAGATTGATTATTTGCTGCCTAATCAGCTTGAGTTGCAAGTACTAGCCGATGGTGAGACTGATCTGCTGACGGCGATTGGTCGGGTACAACAACAGGGTGTTCGTAATGTGCTGGTAACGTTAGGGGAAGAGGGTGCGCTGCTGGCAATGGGTGATCAAATGACGCACGTGCCAGCTTTTCATGTGCCGGTGGTTGACACAGTGGCCGCCGGTGATGCGTTTGCTGCCGCATTCTGCGTTGCTCTCGCCGAAGGTAAATCACCGCTCGAAGCCGTGCGCTGGGGCAATGCCGCCGGTGCGCTGGCTGTTACCCGATCAGGAGCTCAGCCCTCGCTTCCAAGTCGGTTTGAAGTGATGCGGTTGCTGGAGGTAAGGGGTGAGTGA
- a CDS encoding triacylglycerol lipase, which yields MTTSFTKQTPILIVGGFGSNPSLYEPLRNYLAELSDQPVFITPINRWDWAQVVVFDSYAGLLDKLDRAVNQILSTTGSNQVTLVAHSAGGVLARIFLGDQPYRQRAYAGYRRVNMLITLGTPQRAVRDGRIGGLSQIRWAEQHYPGAYWSSVRYVSVIGRGIFGDPDGPPPERGAYQSYRLISGEGAQWGDGVVPLEYGLLPGSLQIVIPGLRHDPRPDRLWYGSSRATVAIWWQAAAAFAVTPLAGIGYNQAEAQVTVASAVDQRD from the coding sequence ATGACAACATCGTTCACAAAACAAACACCTATTCTTATTGTGGGCGGCTTTGGGAGCAATCCATCACTCTACGAGCCGCTCCGTAACTATCTGGCCGAACTCAGTGATCAACCGGTGTTCATCACCCCTATCAACCGTTGGGATTGGGCGCAGGTTGTAGTATTTGACAGCTATGCTGGCTTACTCGACAAACTGGATCGAGCGGTCAATCAAATCTTGAGCACAACCGGTAGTAACCAGGTAACTCTCGTCGCCCATAGTGCTGGCGGTGTGCTGGCTCGAATTTTTCTGGGTGATCAGCCGTATCGACAGCGAGCCTACGCTGGGTATCGCCGGGTTAATATGTTGATCACGTTAGGCACACCGCAGCGAGCGGTGCGGGATGGACGAATTGGCGGGTTAAGCCAGATTCGCTGGGCCGAACAGCATTATCCAGGGGCTTACTGGTCGAGCGTTCGATATGTGAGTGTTATCGGGCGTGGTATCTTCGGCGATCCTGATGGTCCCCCGCCAGAACGCGGCGCCTACCAGAGTTATCGCCTGATTAGCGGTGAAGGAGCACAGTGGGGTGATGGGGTCGTTCCACTGGAATACGGCCTCTTGCCCGGATCATTGCAAATCGTTATCCCCGGTCTGCGCCACGACCCTAGGCCAGATCGTCTCTGGTACGGTTCGAGTCGGGCAACAGTTGCGATCTGGTGGCAGGCTGCGGCGGCATTTGCTGTGACACCACTGGCTGGGATCGGCTATAATCAAGCAGAAGCGCAGGTCACAGTAGCTTCTGCTGTCGACCAGCGCGACTGA
- a CDS encoding serine/threonine protein kinase — MTSPGTTKPPVIFGRYQVHEALGESRLAVVYKATDLRLQRPVLVHLLRKALLNNEQKRKQFLSEAAQSARRSHPVFLEVFDSGESNGRPFLITEAVDGRPLYGIGALSVAQALSIVRQVAEAVALCQRQRSAELPVGLYHPPISSANLLLVGDGQVKLVESWLLPLQLVPADLAHYRAPELSTGQGLQPASVVYALGILLFELITGQRPIHGDDAQTTALAHLTQTVPSLVRVRPTVYLPSVDRLIARATARDPNQRFADAQTFMLAINELWHELTVPTRRLVMKPVEIPRAAEAVQTNNRAPVPTVQPSAVALPQKSLRARVERALTTSFDIDQFRRQNWQRGLVGWLIMMLLLLAVAAGSFWMVNLAINRLNLNVPQLELPSWQLPDLNLPGRAGTELYIVNISEGLNLRAAPNAQPDNILMVVPNGTVVRRLEGPVVADNIPWLKVQFELNGQVFEGWMSLNYLRRQE, encoded by the coding sequence ATGACCTCTCCGGGAACAACCAAGCCACCGGTCATCTTTGGCCGTTATCAGGTGCACGAAGCACTCGGTGAGTCACGTCTTGCAGTCGTTTACAAGGCGACCGATCTGCGTCTTCAGCGCCCGGTACTAGTGCATCTCCTCCGCAAAGCGTTGCTTAATAACGAGCAGAAGCGCAAGCAATTTCTCAGCGAAGCCGCCCAAAGCGCTCGACGCTCGCATCCCGTATTTCTGGAAGTGTTTGATAGCGGCGAAAGTAACGGGCGCCCCTTCTTGATAACGGAGGCCGTCGATGGTCGGCCCCTCTACGGGATTGGCGCTCTCAGTGTGGCACAGGCACTCAGTATTGTGCGACAGGTGGCCGAGGCGGTTGCGCTTTGTCAACGTCAACGATCCGCGGAATTACCGGTTGGACTTTACCATCCTCCGATTAGTAGCGCCAACCTGCTGCTGGTTGGCGACGGCCAGGTTAAGCTTGTGGAAAGTTGGCTGTTACCACTACAGCTTGTTCCTGCCGATCTCGCCCACTATCGCGCACCTGAGCTAAGCACTGGTCAGGGACTACAACCGGCAAGCGTCGTATATGCGCTTGGCATTCTGCTCTTCGAGCTGATCACCGGTCAACGTCCAATACACGGTGATGACGCCCAAACAACGGCACTGGCTCATCTCACCCAGACCGTACCATCCCTGGTTCGGGTACGGCCAACCGTATACCTGCCCTCAGTTGACCGGCTCATCGCACGTGCTACGGCTCGTGATCCCAATCAACGCTTCGCCGATGCTCAGACGTTTATGCTGGCGATAAATGAGCTATGGCATGAATTAACTGTTCCAACCCGGAGGTTAGTGATGAAGCCGGTCGAGATTCCTCGTGCGGCAGAGGCAGTACAGACCAATAATCGCGCACCAGTTCCCACAGTGCAGCCTTCAGCCGTTGCCCTGCCCCAAAAGAGCCTTCGTGCTCGTGTGGAACGGGCGTTGACGACTTCGTTCGACATTGATCAATTTCGGCGCCAAAATTGGCAACGCGGGTTGGTCGGTTGGCTTATCATGATGTTACTATTGCTGGCTGTAGCCGCCGGATCGTTCTGGATGGTCAATTTGGCTATCAACCGACTGAATCTCAACGTGCCCCAGCTTGAACTACCCTCATGGCAACTCCCTGATCTAAACCTGCCGGGTCGTGCCGGTACTGAACTCTACATCGTGAATATCAGCGAGGGCTTAAATCTGCGTGCGGCGCCAAATGCACAACCTGATAACATCTTGATGGTAGTACCCAACGGCACCGTTGTCCGTCGTCTTGAAGGCCCGGTGGTGGCCGATAATATTCCATGGTTAAAAGTGCAGTTTGAATTGAACGGTCAGGTCTTTGAGGGTTGGATGTCGCTGAATTATCTTCGTCGGCAGGAGTGA
- a CDS encoding (2Fe-2S)-binding protein: protein MELNINGQRYTIADEPARPLLYVLRDELGLTGTKFGCGAGICGACTVHVNGKATRSCQTMVTTLADAQITTIEGLANGEQLHPVQQAFLELQVPQCGWCMSGQMMTAAALLAANPNPTYEEMIAAMRYNYCRCGTYARIGRAIMRAAELMKGQKV from the coding sequence ATGGAATTAAACATCAACGGCCAACGTTACACCATTGCCGATGAACCGGCCCGTCCACTGCTCTACGTATTGCGCGATGAACTGGGGTTAACAGGAACTAAATTCGGTTGTGGCGCCGGTATCTGCGGCGCCTGTACCGTTCATGTGAATGGCAAGGCGACGCGCAGTTGCCAGACGATGGTCACAACGCTTGCCGACGCCCAGATTACAACCATCGAGGGGTTAGCCAATGGTGAGCAACTACATCCAGTGCAACAGGCCTTTCTCGAACTTCAGGTTCCCCAATGTGGCTGGTGTATGAGCGGTCAGATGATGACTGCTGCGGCACTGCTGGCAGCGAACCCTAATCCAACTTATGAAGAGATGATCGCCGCGATGCGCTACAACTACTGTCGATGTGGAACGTATGCACGGATCGGACGGGCCATTATGCGGGCAGCCGAGCTGATGAAAGGGCAAAAGGTATGA
- a CDS encoding nucleotidyltransferase family protein, translating to MSLIAGNLAIVQHLLDGDQIPWVVIGGAAAHLYGDRRPLNDIDILIERRALPRVVTLLQQSHKAVQSDGTRVIWRGIKVFADLTVRQSGTSHPFWLDEPMQQRRRRMTLLGSQVFLAAPEDIVAHKLLLRRGPEQGKNDVNDAAGIIRRHQLDVDYLMMRLQMMNALNIVRPRLSELGVVLPS from the coding sequence ATGTCACTCATCGCCGGAAATCTTGCTATCGTCCAACACTTGTTAGACGGCGACCAGATACCGTGGGTGGTTATTGGCGGTGCGGCTGCCCATTTGTACGGTGATCGTCGCCCACTCAACGACATTGACATTCTGATAGAGCGTCGCGCATTACCACGAGTTGTCACTCTGTTGCAACAATCTCACAAGGCGGTGCAGTCTGATGGGACACGGGTGATCTGGCGGGGGATCAAGGTGTTTGCCGATCTCACCGTGCGGCAGAGTGGAACAAGCCATCCATTTTGGCTTGACGAGCCGATGCAGCAACGACGACGACGAATGACATTGCTAGGTTCACAAGTATTTCTCGCCGCACCTGAAGACATCGTTGCGCATAAGTTACTACTGCGACGTGGGCCAGAACAGGGGAAAAACGACGTCAACGATGCGGCCGGCATTATTCGCCGTCATCAGCTTGATGTAGACTATCTGATGATGCGATTGCAGATGATGAATGCCCTCAATATCGTGCGGCCCCGGCTGAGCGAACTGGGAGTCGTCTTACCGTCATAG
- a CDS encoding acetyl ornithine aminotransferase family protein, whose amino-acid sequence MTTQTDTARLPSDYMPEAVPGPRAQAIVTRDNEVIAPLGRVYPLVIDHAQGCEVWDVDGNRFLDMNAGIAVLAAGHCHPRLIRVAQEQLQRFTHMAGTDFYNEPMVRAAEKLVSLMPGGKGWQVFFTNSGTEAVEASIKLARYVTGRQNIIAFYNAFHGRSYGSLSLTASKPRQRIGFFPLLPGVSHTYYPNCYRCPINLQFPTCDIACIDLIERTLFKTTTPPEEVAAIIIEPIQGEGGYIVPPPGTLARLRSICDRYGILLIVDEVQSGVGRTGKMWAFEHEDIVPDIVASAKGLGGGLPLGAMIARSELTRQWQPGSHGNTYGGNGLTCAVAYELLTMVEEELMANAATVGAYLLEQLQALQQRFPQIGAVRGRGLMIGVEFVDEHGHPASALADAVMVESFRKGLLVLTCGTSTIRFCPPLILTKAQADEAVARFALAIEACVNMK is encoded by the coding sequence ATGACGACTCAAACTGATACGGCGCGGTTGCCGAGCGATTACATGCCCGAAGCAGTGCCTGGCCCACGTGCCCAGGCCATTGTTACCCGTGACAATGAAGTAATTGCTCCGCTAGGGCGGGTATACCCTCTGGTCATCGATCACGCCCAAGGTTGTGAAGTATGGGACGTTGACGGGAATCGCTTTCTCGATATGAACGCCGGGATTGCCGTCCTAGCTGCGGGTCATTGCCATCCACGCCTTATCCGCGTCGCCCAAGAGCAACTCCAACGGTTTACGCACATGGCCGGCACTGATTTCTACAATGAACCAATGGTACGTGCCGCCGAAAAGTTGGTTTCGCTCATGCCCGGTGGCAAGGGCTGGCAGGTTTTCTTTACCAACAGCGGGACGGAAGCAGTTGAAGCGAGCATCAAACTCGCACGCTACGTCACCGGTCGGCAGAATATTATTGCTTTCTACAACGCTTTTCATGGACGCAGCTATGGCAGCCTCTCACTCACTGCCTCTAAACCGCGCCAGCGCATCGGTTTCTTCCCGTTATTACCCGGCGTAAGTCATACGTACTACCCGAATTGTTACCGCTGCCCGATCAACCTCCAATTTCCAACGTGTGATATTGCCTGTATTGATCTGATCGAACGCACCCTGTTTAAAACCACAACTCCCCCCGAAGAAGTAGCGGCAATTATTATTGAACCAATTCAGGGCGAAGGTGGGTACATCGTCCCGCCACCCGGTACCCTCGCACGCCTGCGTTCGATCTGTGATCGTTACGGTATCTTGCTCATCGTTGATGAGGTGCAGAGTGGTGTCGGGCGTACCGGCAAGATGTGGGCTTTTGAACACGAGGACATTGTGCCTGATATTGTGGCCTCGGCCAAGGGGTTAGGTGGCGGTTTGCCGCTAGGGGCAATGATCGCCCGTAGTGAACTAACCCGCCAGTGGCAGCCCGGTTCACACGGAAATACGTATGGTGGCAACGGTCTGACGTGTGCAGTTGCCTACGAGCTGCTCACAATGGTCGAAGAGGAATTAATGGCGAATGCCGCCACCGTTGGCGCCTACCTGCTTGAGCAACTACAGGCGCTTCAACAGCGCTTCCCTCAAATCGGCGCCGTCCGCGGACGTGGGCTGATGATCGGGGTCGAATTTGTTGATGAACACGGACATCCTGCTTCGGCGTTAGCCGATGCGGTGATGGTCGAGAGTTTTCGTAAGGGATTACTGGTTCTTACCTGTGGTACATCCACGATCCGTTTTTGTCCGCCGCTCATTCTCACCAAAGCACAGGCCGATGAAGCAGTCGCTCGCTTTGCATTGGCAATTGAAGCATGCGTGAATATGAAATAG